A single Brevundimonas sp. M20 DNA region contains:
- the gyrA gene encoding DNA gyrase subunit A gives MTDDTYDNAAAPVGGDISTITIENELRRSYLDYAMSVIVSRALPDARDGLKPVHRRILYSMHDLKMSPEKSYSKCARVVGDVLGRFHPHGDASVYMALVRMAQPFSMGLMLVDGQGNFGSVDGDMPASMRYTEARMAPAAVALLADIDKDTVDFQPNYDEKELEPVVLPSRIPNLLVNGAGGIAVGMATNIPPHNLGEVIDAAVALLDDPNIGDEALLDIVPGPDFPTGGEIMGRTAPRNALRDGRGSVIVRGKATIETIRKDREAIVVTELPFQVNKQTLIERIVELVREKRIEGIADVRDESDRDGMRMVVELKRDASGDVILNQLWRYTAMQSSFGVNMLALNHGRPEQMGLRQLLEAFLEFREEVVVRRIKYELGKARDRGHVLVGLAVAVANIDEVIHIIRSSADPTEARERLQAKAWPVGDMMALIELIADPRSALVDGDKLRLTDEQARAILALTLSRLTGLGRDDIFGEARELAGTIQGHLTLLSDRANILAVIREDLLAVKEEFAVPRRTLIGEGDGEMEDEDLIPREDMVVTVTHGGYVKRVALNAYRTQHRGGKGRSGVAMKEDDAVTGVFSASTHTPVLFFATNGKAYKLKTWRLPLGNPQSRGKAFVNLLPIEPGDSIMNVLPLPENEAEWGDYDIMFATSSGDVRRNKLSDFATVNRAGKIAMKLEDGDRMVGVALCTAEDDVLLTTALGRAIRFKADDVRVFKGRDSTGVRGVRLQDGDEVISMAILGRVDATPEERAAYVKHANAMRKALAGADGEEDAAPAEAEDDVADAVLSVERIAELGAAEQFILTVTETGFGKRSSAYEYRRTGRGGQGLTAHGLGGRAGTRLAAAFPVEDSDDLLMVTSGGQMIRTPMDQVRIVSRSSQGVTIFKTGKDEKVVSVERLPDSGGDEDGGADEGEDAGRTGES, from the coding sequence TTGACCGACGACACCTACGACAACGCCGCAGCCCCGGTTGGCGGCGACATCTCCACCATCACCATCGAAAACGAGCTGCGCCGCTCGTACCTCGACTACGCCATGAGCGTGATCGTGAGCCGGGCGCTGCCGGACGCGCGCGACGGCCTGAAGCCGGTGCACCGCCGCATCCTGTACTCGATGCACGACCTGAAGATGTCGCCCGAGAAGTCGTATTCGAAGTGCGCCCGCGTGGTCGGTGACGTGCTGGGTCGTTTCCACCCGCACGGCGACGCCTCCGTCTACATGGCGCTGGTCCGCATGGCCCAGCCGTTCTCGATGGGGCTGATGCTGGTCGACGGCCAGGGCAATTTCGGCTCGGTCGACGGCGATATGCCCGCCTCGATGCGTTACACCGAGGCCCGGATGGCCCCGGCCGCCGTGGCGCTGCTGGCCGACATCGACAAGGACACTGTCGATTTCCAGCCGAACTACGACGAGAAGGAGCTGGAGCCGGTCGTTCTGCCGAGCCGGATTCCGAACCTGCTGGTCAACGGCGCGGGCGGCATCGCCGTCGGCATGGCGACCAACATCCCGCCGCACAACCTCGGTGAGGTGATCGACGCGGCGGTGGCCCTGCTGGATGATCCGAACATCGGCGACGAGGCCCTGCTGGACATCGTGCCCGGCCCGGACTTCCCGACCGGCGGCGAGATCATGGGCCGCACCGCGCCCCGCAACGCCCTGCGCGACGGCCGTGGATCGGTGATCGTGCGCGGCAAGGCGACGATCGAGACGATCCGCAAGGACCGCGAGGCGATCGTCGTCACCGAACTGCCGTTCCAGGTGAACAAGCAGACCCTGATCGAGCGCATCGTCGAACTGGTTCGCGAGAAGCGCATCGAGGGCATCGCCGACGTCCGCGACGAATCGGACCGCGACGGCATGCGGATGGTGGTCGAGCTGAAGCGCGACGCCTCGGGCGATGTGATCCTGAACCAGCTGTGGCGCTACACCGCCATGCAGTCGTCGTTCGGCGTCAACATGCTGGCGCTGAACCACGGCCGCCCCGAGCAGATGGGCCTGCGCCAGCTGCTGGAAGCCTTCCTGGAGTTCCGGGAAGAGGTGGTCGTCCGCCGCATCAAGTATGAGCTGGGCAAGGCCCGTGACCGCGGCCACGTGCTGGTCGGTCTGGCCGTCGCCGTCGCCAACATCGACGAGGTGATCCACATCATCCGATCGTCGGCCGATCCGACCGAGGCGCGCGAGCGTCTGCAGGCCAAGGCCTGGCCGGTGGGCGACATGATGGCCCTGATCGAGCTGATCGCCGACCCGCGCTCGGCGCTGGTGGACGGCGACAAGCTGCGTCTGACCGACGAGCAGGCGCGCGCCATCCTGGCCCTGACCCTGAGCCGCCTGACCGGCCTGGGCCGTGACGACATCTTCGGCGAGGCGCGTGAGCTGGCCGGGACCATCCAGGGGCACCTGACCCTGCTGTCGGACCGCGCCAACATCCTGGCGGTGATCCGCGAGGACCTGCTGGCGGTAAAGGAAGAGTTCGCCGTTCCGCGTCGCACCCTGATCGGGGAAGGCGACGGCGAGATGGAGGACGAGGACCTGATCCCGCGCGAGGACATGGTCGTGACCGTCACCCACGGCGGCTATGTGAAGCGCGTGGCGCTGAACGCCTATCGGACCCAGCATCGCGGCGGCAAGGGCCGCAGCGGCGTGGCGATGAAGGAGGACGACGCCGTCACGGGCGTGTTCTCGGCGTCGACCCACACGCCGGTGCTGTTCTTCGCCACCAACGGCAAGGCCTACAAGCTGAAGACCTGGCGTCTGCCGCTGGGCAATCCCCAGTCGCGCGGCAAGGCGTTCGTGAACCTGCTGCCGATCGAGCCGGGCGACAGCATCATGAACGTGCTGCCGCTGCCGGAGAACGAGGCGGAGTGGGGCGACTACGACATCATGTTCGCCACCAGCTCGGGCGATGTGCGTCGCAACAAGCTGTCGGACTTCGCCACGGTGAACCGCGCCGGCAAGATCGCGATGAAGCTGGAAGACGGCGACCGGATGGTCGGCGTGGCCCTGTGCACCGCCGAGGACGACGTCCTGCTGACCACCGCCCTGGGCCGGGCGATCCGCTTCAAGGCCGACGACGTGCGCGTGTTCAAGGGCCGGGATTCGACCGGCGTGCGCGGCGTGCGCCTTCAGGATGGCGACGAGGTCATCTCGATGGCCATTCTGGGCCGGGTGGACGCGACGCCGGAAGAGCGCGCCGCCTACGTCAAGCACGCCAACGCCATGCGCAAGGCGCTGGCGGGCGCGGACGGGGAAGAGGACGCGGCTCCGGCTGAAGCTGAAGACGATGTCGCCGACGCTGTCCTGTCGGTCGAGCGGATCGCCGAACTGGGCGCCGCCGAGCAGTTCATCCTGACCGTCACCGAGACGGGCTTCGGCAAGCGGTCATCGGCCTATGAATATCGTCGCACGGGTCGCGGCGGGCAGGGTCTGACGGCGCACGGTCTGGGCGGTCGCGCGGGCACGCGTCTGGCGGCGGCCTTCCCGGTCGAGGACAGCGACGATCTGCTGATGGTCACCTCGGGCGGACAGATGATCCGCACCCCCATGGATCAGGTCCGCATCGTCAGCCGCTCCAGCCAGGGCGTAACCATCTTCAAGACCGGCAAGGACGAGAAGGTCGTCTCGGTCGAGCGCCTGCCGGACAGCGGCGGCGATGAAGACGGCGGCGCCGATGAAGGCGAGGACGCGGGCCGGACCGGCGAAAGCTGA